The Vigna unguiculata cultivar IT97K-499-35 chromosome 6, ASM411807v1, whole genome shotgun sequence genome contains a region encoding:
- the LOC114186656 gene encoding agamous-like MADS-box protein AGL80, whose product MARKKVDLTFITKTSKRKATFKKRKNGLIKKIGEISILCGIQACAIIYSPDEPDQPEVWPSEEGVESAITRFRSVSELEQSKKMFCQESFLRQRIVKVQEQLKKVRNENRKKEINHLISQYLTVGNKLESANIIDLNDISFLADQCLEDITKKIAARKAQMGTPVTENNGGQTVIRHGEPARVNHHVQVQGPYTTDVEAMQNLNWSAEIINGGAANEMLALDDVNVPSGWLNQYIP is encoded by the exons ATGGCCAGAAAGAAGGTCGACCTTACTTTCATAACCAAAACCTCAAAGAGGAAGGCAACcttcaagaaaaggaaaaatg GTTTGATCAAAAAGATCGGTGAAATCAGCATCCTGTGTGGGATTCAAGCATGTGCTATAATCTACTCACCAGATGAACCTGATCAGCCAGAGGTTTGGCCCTCTGAGGAGGGAGTGGAAAGTGCTATCACCAGGTTCAGGAGTGTTTCTGAACTGGAGCAAAGCAAGAAAATGTTCTGTCAGGAAAGCTTCTTGAGGCAAAGAATCGTGAAGGTTCAAGAACAGTTGAAGAAGGTGAGGAACGAGAACAGGAAGAAGGAGATCAACCATCTCATTTCTCAGTACCTCACTGTTGGGAACAAACTTGAGAGTGCCAACATCATTGATCTCAACGATATCTCGTTCTTGGCTGATCAATGCTTGGAGGATATCACCAAGAAAATCGCTGCTCGCAAAGCCCAGATGGGGACACCAGTTACTGAAAACAATGGAGGACAAACTGTGATTCGTCATGGAGAACCAGCACGTGTGAATCATCATGTGCAAGTTCAAGGGCCTTACACTACTGATGTTGAGGCCATGCAGAATCTGAATTGGTCTGCTGAAATCATCAATGGTGGTGCTGCCAATGAGATGTTAGCATTGGACGATGTTAATGTCCCCAGTGGTTGGCTTAACCAATACATCCCTTGA